One region of Papaver somniferum cultivar HN1 unplaced genomic scaffold, ASM357369v1 unplaced-scaffold_131, whole genome shotgun sequence genomic DNA includes:
- the LOC113332373 gene encoding F-box/kelch-repeat protein At3g23880-like isoform X1, translated as MVKLPIEILSDILIRLPVKSIARFRCVNNEWHILLKSSKFLKTQYQHAVEIGKFNLILRSYSNIDTLSYDPLSFTCEESSHVICPMESLEMGIEFLGCCNGLVLSRHISKSQSCVLMLWNPCTNECKRVPNPPGASKDQDRIYVEYGFGYDYQIQDFKVVRLAESLEKNWCKVHVYTLKSNSWRGIDGVEMDDFDDTGMFDMARLPVNGSLHWIVYAEGSEFRNDHFILCFDIEKEEFDKRPLPILEVAAEPFLCVLGGSLTLSSYDSEVVSVWELKDNGVKKSWAKFFTIELEKHFGVVNNFIPVQSLKNGKILLGLDLDDNCLHMVIYDPNQDTILDIHEDSMASSRSVAVYVESLISLDTGSYLGPAQWETSHKEDEDDSKEDDDEEEEEEEEEDGDDGTEDGESLCDEEEDIENEKKNKSM; from the coding sequence ATGGTGAAATTGCCAATAGAGATCTTATCGGACATCCTGATTCGGTTGCCTGTAAAGTCAATTGCACGATTCAGGTGTGTAAACAATGAGTGGCACATTTTATTGAAAAGCTCTAAATTTCTTAAAACACAGTACCAGCATGCTGTTGAAATTGGCAAATTTAATCTCATACTTCGTAGTTATAGCAATATAGATACCTTAAGTTATGATCCATTATCATTTACATGTGAGGAATCCAGTCATGTCATTTGCCCAATGGAATCTCTTGAGATGGGAATTGAGTTTCTTGGATGTTGCAATGGCTTAGTTTTGTCAAGGCATATTAGTAAGTCCCAGTCGTGTGTTCTTATGCTGTGGAACCCATGTACCAATGAATGTAAGAGAGTACCAAACCCACCTGGTGCATCAAAGGATCAAGACAGGATTTATGTGGAGTATGGATTTGGCTATGATTACCAAATTCAAGATTTTAAAGTGGTGCGTCTGGCGGAGTCTCTTGAGAAAAATTGGTGTAAGGTTCATGTCTATACCCTTAAATCAAATTCATGGAGAGGAATTGATGGCGTCGAGATGGATGACTTTGATGATACAGGAATGTTTGATATGGCTCGCTTGCCTGTAAATGGGTCTCTTCATTGGATAGTATATGCGGAAGGAAGTGAATTCAGAAATGACCACTTTATTCTTTGTTTTGATATTGAGAAAGAGGAGTTCGATAAGAGGCCACTGCCTATCCTTGAAGTAGCTGCCGAACCATTTTTGTGCGTCTTAGGAGGGTCGCTTACCTTATCGTCTTATGATTCTGAGGTTGTAAGTGTATGGGAGTTGAAGGACAATGGAGTGAAGAAATCATGGGCCAAATTCTTCACCATTGAGCTAGAAAAACATTTTGGGGTAGTTAACAATTTTATACCCGTGCAGTCGTTAAAGAATGGGAAAATTCTGTTGGGGTTAGACCTGGATGATAATTGTTTGCATATGGTTATATATGACCCAAACCAGGATACCATTCTGGATATCCATGAGGATTCAATGGCTTCCTCTCGCAGTGTAGCTGTCTATGTGGAGAGCCTAATTTCGCTGGACACAGGTTCTTATCTTGGGCCAGCACAATGGGAAACTTCAcacaaagaagatgaggatgactctaaagaagatgatgatgaggaggaggaggaagaggaagaggaggatgGCGACGATGGTACGGAAGACGGTGAGAGTCTttgtgacgaagaagaagatattgagaACGAGAAGAAAAACAAGTCAATGTAA
- the LOC113332554 gene encoding amino acid permease 3-like: MDQQLQYDHSLDVTPPQQGGSKSFDDDGRLKRTGTIWTATSHIITAVIGSGVLSLAWAIAQLGWILGPAVMLVFAFVIYYTSCLLSDCYRTGDQVTGTRNYTYMDAVSTNLGGSKVKLCGLIQYINLFGVGIGYTIAASISMMAVERSNCFHASHNDNPCLTSSTPYMIIFGVLQIIFSQIPDFDQITWLSKVAAVMSFTYSGIGMGLGIAKVAENGTFKGSLSGISIGTVTQAQKIWRKSQALGNIAFAYSYSMILIEIQDTLKAPPSEATTMRKASLFSVSTTTIFYMLCGCMGYAAFGDMAPGNLLTGFGFYNPYWLVDIANVAIVIHLVGGYQVYCQPLFAFIEKCAATKWPKSDFVNKNFQVPIPGCRPYNLNLFRVVWRTLFVVLTTLISMLLPFFNDVIGIIGAFGFWPLTVYFPVEMYISQKKIPKWSPKWFCLQLLSAICLVISIAAIAGSVVGVVDLKVYHPFKSNY, encoded by the exons ATGGATCAACAGTTGCAATATGATCATTCACTTGACGTAACGCCGCCACAGCAAGGTGGATCCAAATCTTTTGATGATGATGGTCGACTTAAAAGAACAG GAACCATATGGACAGCGACTTCACATATTATAACGGCCGTCATAGGATCAGGAGTGCTGTCATTAGCATGGGCCATAGCTCAGCTTGGTTGGATTCTTGGTCCAGCTGTGATGTTGGTGTTCGCCTTTGTGATTTACTACACATCCTGTTTACTTTCTGACTGCTATAGAACTGGTGACCAAGTTACTGGCACGAGAAACTATACTTACATGGATGCTGTTAGCACAAATCTTGGTGGCTCTAAGGTCAAGCTTTGTGGGTTGATTCAATACATAAATCTTTTTGGTGTGGGAATTGGATATACGATTGCAGCATCCATAAGTATGAT GGCTGTTGAGAGGTCCAACTGTTTCCATGCTAGCCACAATGATAACCCGTGCCTTACATCGAGTACCCCATACATGATCATATTTGGTGTATTACAAATCATATTCTCCCAAATACCAGACTTTGATCAAATTACATGGCTATCAAAGGTTGCTGCAGTCATGTCGTTTACTTATTCCGGGATCGGAATGGGTCTCGGAATCGCTAAAGTGGCAG AAAATGGGACATTCAAAGGAAGTCTGTCCGGAATTAGCATTGGTACGGTAACTCAAGCCCAAAAGATATGGAGGAAATCCCAAGCGCTTGGAAACATTGCTTTTGCTTACTCGTATTCGATGATCCTAATCGAAATTCAG GACACATTAAAAGCACCACCATCAGAAGCTACAACTATGAGGAAAGCAAGTTTATTCAGTGTTTCAACTACGACCATCTTCTACATGCTTTGTGGATGTATGGGCTATGCGGCATTCGGTGACATGGCACCAGGAAACCTTCTAACAGGGTTTGGGTTCTACAATCCATATTGGTTGGTCGATATTGCCAACGTTGCAATTGTAATTCACCTTGTTGGAGGTTACCAAGTCTATTGCCAGCCCTTATTTGCCTTCATCGAGAAATGTGCAGCAACTAAATGGCCAAAGAGTGATTTCGTCAACAAAAACTTTCAAGTACCTATCCCAGGATGCCGCCCTTACAATCTCAACCTATTCAGAGTTGTTTGGAGAACACTATTTGTGGTGCTAACTACACTTATATCGATGCTTCTTCCGTTCTTCAACGATGTTATTGGGATTATTGGCGCATTTGGCTTCTGGCCGTTAACTGTTTATTTCCCGGTGGAGATGTACATATCACAGAAAAAGATACCCAAGTGGAGTCCCAAATGGTTTTGCCTTCAACTACTGAGCGCTATTTGTTTAGTAATCTCAATTGCAGCTATAGCCGGATCAGTGGTAGGTGTCGTTGATCTTAAGGTTTATCATCCCTTCAAATCTAACTATTGA
- the LOC113332373 gene encoding F-box/kelch-repeat protein At3g06240-like isoform X2: MVKLPIEILSDILIRLPVKSIARFSHVICPMESLEMGIEFLGCCNGLVLSRHISKSQSCVLMLWNPCTNECKRVPNPPGASKDQDRIYVEYGFGYDYQIQDFKVVRLAESLEKNWCKVHVYTLKSNSWRGIDGVEMDDFDDTGMFDMARLPVNGSLHWIVYAEGSEFRNDHFILCFDIEKEEFDKRPLPILEVAAEPFLCVLGGSLTLSSYDSEVVSVWELKDNGVKKSWAKFFTIELEKHFGVVNNFIPVQSLKNGKILLGLDLDDNCLHMVIYDPNQDTILDIHEDSMASSRSVAVYVESLISLDTGSYLGPAQWETSHKEDEDDSKEDDDEEEEEEEEEDGDDGTEDGESLCDEEEDIENEKKNKSM; the protein is encoded by the exons ATGGTGAAATTGCCAATAGAGATCTTATCGGACATCCTGATTCGGTTGCCTGTAAAGTCAATTGCACGATTCAG TCATGTCATTTGCCCAATGGAATCTCTTGAGATGGGAATTGAGTTTCTTGGATGTTGCAATGGCTTAGTTTTGTCAAGGCATATTAGTAAGTCCCAGTCGTGTGTTCTTATGCTGTGGAACCCATGTACCAATGAATGTAAGAGAGTACCAAACCCACCTGGTGCATCAAAGGATCAAGACAGGATTTATGTGGAGTATGGATTTGGCTATGATTACCAAATTCAAGATTTTAAAGTGGTGCGTCTGGCGGAGTCTCTTGAGAAAAATTGGTGTAAGGTTCATGTCTATACCCTTAAATCAAATTCATGGAGAGGAATTGATGGCGTCGAGATGGATGACTTTGATGATACAGGAATGTTTGATATGGCTCGCTTGCCTGTAAATGGGTCTCTTCATTGGATAGTATATGCGGAAGGAAGTGAATTCAGAAATGACCACTTTATTCTTTGTTTTGATATTGAGAAAGAGGAGTTCGATAAGAGGCCACTGCCTATCCTTGAAGTAGCTGCCGAACCATTTTTGTGCGTCTTAGGAGGGTCGCTTACCTTATCGTCTTATGATTCTGAGGTTGTAAGTGTATGGGAGTTGAAGGACAATGGAGTGAAGAAATCATGGGCCAAATTCTTCACCATTGAGCTAGAAAAACATTTTGGGGTAGTTAACAATTTTATACCCGTGCAGTCGTTAAAGAATGGGAAAATTCTGTTGGGGTTAGACCTGGATGATAATTGTTTGCATATGGTTATATATGACCCAAACCAGGATACCATTCTGGATATCCATGAGGATTCAATGGCTTCCTCTCGCAGTGTAGCTGTCTATGTGGAGAGCCTAATTTCGCTGGACACAGGTTCTTATCTTGGGCCAGCACAATGGGAAACTTCAcacaaagaagatgaggatgactctaaagaagatgatgatgaggaggaggaggaagaggaagaggaggatgGCGACGATGGTACGGAAGACGGTGAGAGTCTttgtgacgaagaagaagatattgagaACGAGAAGAAAAACAAGTCAATGTAA